In Magnetococcales bacterium, a single window of DNA contains:
- a CDS encoding iron ABC transporter permease, with amino-acid sequence MKFLGGKWGYSAWGVALVVICPLGVILTAWITPEWAVWRHLVDTILGELLLNTVLLMVGVAVGVLVLGVTLAWLTAMCTFPGRGFFDWALILPLAIPAYVLAFAALGFLDYSGPLQSWLTARFGPRGYWFPEMRSPGMTIAVLTLTLYPYVYMLARAAFLNQGRRMLEASRILGRTPWGAFLHAALPMARPAIAAGCALAVMEALADFGAVSTLNYNTFTTAIYKAWFGLFNIEAAAQLASLLLLFVGMALVLEQHMRGRARYFSNDGTHTGTRVPLRTLPAFFATTFAGIVLTLAFILPLGQLLVWVWQTKLLDLNTRYWELVSHTLILGGGAALLTTTGALFLGIAHKQRPGISLQTAVRLATLGYAMPGSVLAVGVMLTVVWFDKGVTVLFQGWFGTTSGNWVSGTLLALLFAYLVRFLAVAFGPVNSGLERIRPSIPEAAQSLGSSNREIVRRIYLPILRPSLLTALLLVLVEVMKEMPATLLLRPFGWDTLATRIYEMTSEGEWQRAALPAVTLVLAGMVPVILLVRKTMRH; translated from the coding sequence ATGAAATTTTTGGGTGGTAAATGGGGTTATTCTGCATGGGGCGTGGCCCTGGTGGTCATTTGTCCCCTGGGTGTCATCCTGACTGCCTGGATCACACCGGAATGGGCCGTATGGCGTCATCTGGTCGATACGATCCTGGGAGAGCTGTTGCTCAATACCGTCCTGCTCATGGTCGGCGTGGCGGTGGGCGTCCTGGTCCTGGGGGTCACTCTGGCCTGGCTCACCGCCATGTGTACCTTTCCAGGACGCGGTTTTTTCGACTGGGCCTTGATTCTCCCCCTGGCCATCCCCGCCTATGTCCTTGCCTTTGCCGCCCTGGGATTCCTCGATTACAGCGGTCCCCTTCAATCCTGGTTGACGGCCCGTTTTGGTCCGCGTGGCTATTGGTTTCCGGAAATGCGTTCCCCGGGCATGACGATTGCGGTCCTGACTTTGACGCTTTATCCCTACGTCTACATGCTGGCCCGGGCCGCTTTTTTGAATCAGGGGCGGCGCATGTTGGAAGCCTCCCGCATTTTGGGTCGCACCCCGTGGGGAGCCTTTCTGCACGCGGCCCTGCCCATGGCCAGACCCGCCATCGCGGCGGGTTGTGCCCTGGCCGTCATGGAAGCCCTGGCGGATTTTGGGGCCGTCTCCACCCTCAACTACAACACCTTCACCACCGCCATCTACAAGGCCTGGTTCGGCCTGTTCAACATCGAAGCTGCCGCCCAACTGGCTTCTCTTCTGTTATTGTTCGTCGGCATGGCCCTGGTGCTTGAACAACACATGCGGGGACGGGCACGTTATTTCAGCAACGATGGCACCCACACCGGCACCCGGGTTCCCTTGCGTACCCTGCCGGCTTTTTTTGCCACCACGTTTGCCGGCATCGTTCTGACCCTTGCTTTCATCCTGCCCCTGGGTCAACTGCTCGTCTGGGTTTGGCAGACAAAGCTGCTCGACCTGAATACCCGGTATTGGGAACTGGTGTCCCATACCCTGATCCTGGGTGGTGGAGCGGCCCTGCTGACCACAACCGGAGCCTTGTTTCTGGGAATTGCCCACAAACAACGGCCTGGCATCTCCCTGCAAACGGCTGTGCGTCTGGCCACGTTGGGGTATGCCATGCCGGGTTCGGTCCTGGCGGTTGGGGTGATGTTGACCGTGGTCTGGTTCGACAAGGGAGTGACCGTCCTTTTCCAGGGTTGGTTCGGCACAACCTCCGGAAACTGGGTCAGTGGCACGCTCCTGGCTCTTTTGTTTGCCTATCTGGTCCGATTTTTGGCCGTGGCCTTCGGGCCGGTCAACAGTGGTCTGGAACGCATCCGGCCTTCCATCCCGGAGGCCGCCCAGTCGCTTGGTTCCAGCAACAGGGAGATCGTGCGCCGCATTTATCTCCCCATCCTGCGTCCCTCTCTGCTGACGGCACTCCTTCTGGTCCTGGTGGAAGTCATGAAAGAGATGCCCGCAACCCTGCTCCTGCGTCCTTTTGGTTGGGACACTTTGGCCACCCGGATTTATGAAATGACCTCCGAAGGAGAGTGGCAACGGGCTGCCCTGCCCGCCGTGACCCTGGTCCTGGCCGGTATGGTGCCGGTAATTCTGCTCGTTCGCAAAACCATGCGGCATTGA
- a CDS encoding response regulator, with amino-acid sequence MQDPVTVSQVGGEVTSGIILLVDDQPEQIDATKGALANRFALRIATNGETALKIARQGGIDLVLLDVMMPGMSGYETCRRLKADSQTRDIPVIFLTSRDQPDDEAQGLELGAVDYIAKPLHPGLLLSRVRNQLELRRHRFHLESLVQERTRELEITRKDLEFANQAKADFLAVISHEMRTPLNSIIGFSDFLLEADPESPCEGELLHLIRDSGQSLLDNINDIIDFVQMDPRHFSLTHTRFPLVDQIAAMMSALEKEAGRKGLALEFRKGPDIPDFVLGDPRRLTQVLRHLLTNGIKFTQRGGVTLQLTREQSTGLAVDRFRFSIKDTGSGIPPNKREVIFHAFTQAESPMTRKEGGFGLGLAICKKLADLMSGVLDVVRTDESGTEIALSMPLQAVE; translated from the coding sequence ATGCAGGATCCAGTTACAGTCAGCCAAGTGGGTGGCGAGGTTACCTCAGGAATCATTTTGTTGGTAGACGACCAACCAGAGCAAATCGATGCCACCAAAGGGGCATTGGCCAACCGGTTTGCTCTTCGTATTGCCACCAACGGCGAGACCGCCCTGAAAATTGCCCGACAGGGGGGAATCGATCTTGTCCTGTTGGACGTCATGATGCCTGGCATGAGTGGTTACGAAACCTGTCGGCGATTGAAGGCCGACTCTCAAACACGCGACATTCCGGTCATTTTTCTGACATCCCGGGATCAGCCTGATGATGAGGCGCAGGGACTGGAACTGGGAGCCGTGGATTACATCGCCAAGCCCCTTCACCCTGGTTTGTTATTATCCCGGGTGCGTAACCAACTTGAACTGCGCCGGCACCGCTTTCATCTGGAATCCCTTGTCCAGGAACGAACGCGAGAGCTTGAGATTACGCGAAAGGACCTGGAATTTGCCAATCAGGCGAAGGCGGATTTTCTGGCCGTGATCAGCCATGAAATGCGGACTCCCTTGAACAGCATCATCGGTTTTTCCGATTTTTTGCTGGAAGCGGATCCAGAAAGTCCCTGCGAGGGAGAACTGTTGCATCTTATCCGGGACTCCGGGCAGTCTCTACTGGATAATATCAACGACATTATTGACTTTGTCCAGATGGATCCGCGCCACTTTTCCCTGACCCACACCCGGTTTCCCCTTGTTGACCAGATTGCTGCAATGATGTCGGCTCTGGAAAAGGAGGCCGGACGCAAAGGGCTGGCACTTGAGTTCCGGAAAGGGCCTGACATACCTGATTTTGTTCTCGGCGATCCCCGCCGCCTGACCCAGGTACTCCGTCATCTCCTGACAAATGGGATCAAGTTTACCCAACGGGGCGGGGTCACTCTCCAACTGACGCGGGAGCAATCAACCGGCTTGGCGGTAGACCGATTCCGTTTTTCCATCAAGGATACCGGCAGCGGGATTCCACCCAACAAGCGTGAGGTGATATTTCATGCCTTCACCCAGGCGGAATCACCCATGACACGCAAGGAGGGAGGGTTCGGTCTGGGCTTGGCCATCTGTAAAAAACTGGCGGATTTGATGTCTGGCGTCCTTGATGTGGTCCGAACCGATGAATCAGGAACGGAAATTGCCCTGAGCATGCCATTGCAAGCCGTTGAATGA
- a CDS encoding AAA family ATPase, translating into MTWITRLTLRHFKYFFEQSFDFTNFDLLAGRNNSGKSSVLQALAVWQFCVDELQRAKRRTRARGIQVVLPDFTVLPIAKFILLWKDQNCKLKKNIPIPIEIIVEWRDAQGGFHSFGVSLSYLSPQSVYIIPVGGWERFNPFNQTDDWPRLAYVPPFSGLEPTEEWRDDGPIRRQVGKAQPGSVLRNLLLRVFPQQSAENPGQDPSEGQHAPAWQELTERIEQWFAVKLQRPQYRKGVDTRITIEYRQGTRNYDIVAGGSGFQQILLLLAFFHGYKPTTILIDEPDAHLHTNLQREILDYFKHKAESTGTQFLVATHAEELARGVDASQIISFLSPTPKRITSTPEILRAMADISNVEITQLSSHPRILYVEGESDERLLRAWAVACGTQGVMDRICFKSMGGGSKKEMKNRAEAHFSALQQIVPGIVRLMLFDYDSDTAAFHPEPDNPILTEWRRKNIENYLLVPDAWKRAVLQRLQCTPEDPSVQDVLHLVDEFFAEQNLTLPPRKSWREVTANIFSVVDGKQILFENDHSLFHRLRQTPPCVILPREYVALHMLVPEIHADVHQFIDKMIDFTRK; encoded by the coding sequence ATGACTTGGATTACACGTTTGACCCTGCGTCATTTTAAATATTTTTTTGAGCAATCGTTTGATTTTACTAATTTTGACCTTCTGGCAGGACGCAACAACAGTGGCAAGAGCAGTGTCTTACAGGCCCTGGCCGTCTGGCAATTTTGCGTTGACGAATTACAGCGTGCAAAACGACGAACACGAGCGCGGGGCATACAGGTTGTGCTGCCTGATTTTACTGTGTTGCCCATTGCAAAATTTATCCTGCTGTGGAAGGACCAGAACTGCAAACTCAAAAAAAACATCCCAATTCCGATTGAAATCATCGTCGAATGGCGCGATGCACAAGGCGGTTTCCATTCCTTTGGTGTGTCGTTGAGCTACCTCTCTCCACAATCTGTTTATATCATCCCGGTGGGTGGCTGGGAACGGTTCAATCCATTCAATCAGACAGATGATTGGCCACGCCTGGCCTACGTGCCCCCTTTTTCCGGTCTGGAACCCACCGAAGAGTGGCGTGATGACGGTCCCATACGCCGGCAAGTGGGCAAGGCCCAACCGGGTAGCGTTTTGCGTAACCTGTTGCTCCGGGTATTTCCACAGCAATCTGCTGAAAATCCCGGCCAGGATCCTTCGGAGGGTCAACATGCACCGGCTTGGCAAGAGCTGACCGAACGGATTGAACAGTGGTTTGCCGTGAAACTGCAACGGCCCCAATACCGAAAAGGGGTGGACACCCGGATCACGATCGAATACCGCCAAGGTACCAGGAATTATGACATCGTTGCCGGCGGCAGCGGTTTCCAGCAAATCCTGCTGCTGCTGGCTTTTTTCCATGGCTATAAACCCACCACAATCCTGATCGATGAGCCGGATGCCCATTTGCACACCAACCTGCAGCGGGAAATTCTCGATTATTTCAAGCACAAGGCAGAATCAACCGGAACACAGTTTTTGGTTGCCACACATGCCGAGGAACTGGCACGTGGCGTGGATGCCAGCCAGATTATTTCTTTTCTGAGTCCAACTCCAAAACGCATCACATCCACGCCGGAAATCCTGCGCGCCATGGCTGACATCTCGAATGTGGAAATCACCCAACTGTCGAGTCATCCCCGCATACTCTATGTGGAAGGCGAGAGCGACGAACGTCTGCTGCGGGCATGGGCTGTTGCCTGTGGTACCCAGGGTGTCATGGACAGGATTTGTTTCAAATCCATGGGCGGTGGCAGCAAAAAAGAGATGAAAAACCGAGCAGAAGCACATTTTTCTGCCCTGCAACAGATCGTGCCAGGAATCGTCCGATTGATGCTTTTCGACTATGACAGCGATACCGCAGCCTTTCATCCTGAGCCAGACAACCCCATCCTGACAGAGTGGCGACGCAAGAATATTGAAAATTACCTTCTGGTGCCGGATGCCTGGAAAAGAGCCGTCCTGCAACGCCTGCAATGCACTCCGGAAGATCCCTCCGTGCAAGATGTTCTTCATTTGGTTGACGAATTTTTTGCCGAACAAAACCTGACCCTCCCTCCTCGTAAATCCTGGCGGGAAGTGACTGCCAATATATTCAGTGTCGTCGATGGCAAACAGATCCTGTTTGAAAACGACCATTCACTGTTCCATCGTTTGCGACAAACACCCCCATGCGTGATTCTGCCCCGTGAATATGTCGCATTGCACATGCTTGTCCCTGAAATCCACGCCGATGTGCATCAATTCATAGATAAAATGATTGATTTTACAAGAAAATAA
- a CDS encoding 4Fe-4S dicluster domain-containing protein, with protein MRETLDYDVVVVGGGPAGLAAAWSLAQHAHLRVCLLEKAARMGGHALAGALVDPGVLAPFSVAAAGVVPPPPLGDLVQAESLLYLTAKQSWPLFLPSAWSHLGERYLSLGRLVRWLAERAAAVGVDLFPGFPAVAPLWEGERLAGVITGDLGRNRRQQPKAGFQPGVAIRAPLTILAEGCRGSLSEILIDHFQLRRTCSPPTYALGFKELWEVPRAWSGPFLHTLGWPLPGDIAGGGFIYPAGEGRVAVGFATTLAYHNPWFDPFRAFQNWKRHPVPRAILAAGRFLAFGARTISLGGWQSLPEPVCDGGLFVGDALGLFDAARLQGIGHAIESGLLAAEVVRDLFARGDFSRQGLAAWPHALHRSPLMTRLRLVRNVPPGFRAGQSAGWLGAAWEAWTQGRSPWTWRWQRHDREQFRPAKTCPVFAWSPPDGDFVLDRPAALAGSGIRHDPDQPLHLLRRQVPGENPAVIANPFVHPETRFCPAGVYRLPARPGMPVPIQAADCLHCKCCDIKDPGDTLRWTPPEGGSGPDYRDL; from the coding sequence ATGCGTGAGACCCTGGACTACGACGTGGTGGTGGTGGGAGGTGGGCCGGCGGGTCTGGCAGCGGCCTGGTCCCTGGCGCAGCATGCGCATCTGCGGGTCTGTCTCCTGGAAAAAGCGGCTCGCATGGGCGGCCATGCGCTGGCGGGTGCCTTGGTGGATCCCGGGGTTCTGGCCCCTTTTTCGGTTGCGGCGGCGGGAGTCGTTCCACCTCCGCCCCTGGGAGACCTGGTGCAGGCCGAATCCCTGCTTTACCTGACCGCAAAACAATCCTGGCCATTGTTTTTGCCATCCGCCTGGAGTCATCTGGGGGAGAGGTATCTCTCCCTGGGGCGTCTGGTCCGCTGGTTGGCGGAACGGGCTGCGGCGGTGGGCGTGGATCTTTTTCCCGGTTTTCCGGCGGTGGCCCCCCTTTGGGAGGGTGAACGGCTGGCCGGCGTGATCACCGGTGACCTGGGACGCAATCGCCGGCAGCAGCCCAAGGCGGGTTTTCAGCCGGGTGTGGCCATCCGGGCACCCCTCACCATCCTGGCCGAAGGGTGTCGCGGATCGTTGAGTGAAATTCTGATCGATCATTTCCAGTTGCGGCGCACTTGTTCCCCTCCGACCTATGCCTTGGGTTTCAAGGAGTTATGGGAGGTGCCCCGGGCCTGGTCCGGGCCATTCCTGCATACGTTGGGCTGGCCCCTGCCCGGCGATATTGCCGGAGGGGGATTCATCTATCCCGCCGGGGAAGGACGGGTTGCAGTGGGGTTTGCCACGACTTTGGCCTACCACAATCCCTGGTTTGACCCTTTCCGGGCGTTCCAGAACTGGAAGCGACACCCTGTGCCGCGTGCCATTCTCGCTGCCGGGCGATTTTTGGCCTTCGGTGCCCGCACCATCAGTCTGGGGGGGTGGCAGAGTCTGCCGGAACCGGTGTGCGATGGGGGCTTGTTCGTGGGGGATGCACTGGGTCTGTTCGATGCCGCCCGGTTGCAGGGTATTGGCCACGCCATCGAGTCGGGCCTGTTGGCGGCGGAGGTCGTGCGCGATCTTTTTGCCCGGGGGGATTTTTCCCGTCAGGGTCTGGCCGCCTGGCCGCATGCCCTGCATCGGTCGCCGCTGATGACCCGTCTGCGCCTGGTGCGTAATGTTCCGCCCGGTTTTCGCGCCGGGCAAAGTGCTGGTTGGCTCGGAGCGGCCTGGGAAGCGTGGACCCAGGGCAGGTCACCCTGGACCTGGCGCTGGCAGCGCCACGACCGGGAACAATTTCGTCCCGCCAAAACCTGTCCGGTTTTTGCTTGGTCACCACCAGACGGGGATTTTGTCCTGGACCGTCCTGCCGCCCTGGCCGGCAGTGGCATCCGCCATGACCCGGATCAGCCACTGCACCTGCTGCGACGACAGGTTCCGGGTGAAAATCCAGCAGTGATTGCCAATCCTTTTGTCCATCCGGAAACCCGTTTTTGTCCCGCCGGTGTCTATCGTCTGCCCGCACGCCCCGGCATGCCGGTGCCCATCCAGGCAGCGGATTGTCTCCATTGCAAGTGTTGTGACATCAAGGATCCAGGCGACACCCTTCGCTGGACACCTCCCGAAGGAGGCAGCGGGCCGGATTATCGGGATTTGTAG
- a CDS encoding TIGR04211 family SH3 domain-containing protein: MKVTKLSPVVVPWLVIVIWGAVLPAQAETWYVADECLSTLRRGEDITYKVIKSLSTGTRLEYLQEGETGWSRVRTESGQEGWMLTNTISRQPPAKMRVAEAEESRAKAERERDALRLELGQVKGRLRSQEKLEAELERVKKVSENALNLEESNKHLTERVQVLEAQSKELAEEKNALERQSLTQFFLAGAGVLAFGFISGGILANRRRRSSIGNLY, encoded by the coding sequence ATGAAAGTGACCAAATTGTCTCCAGTGGTTGTCCCGTGGCTGGTGATTGTCATCTGGGGTGCGGTACTGCCTGCCCAGGCCGAAACCTGGTATGTCGCCGATGAGTGTCTCAGCACCCTGCGCCGTGGCGAGGATATCACATACAAGGTGATCAAGTCCCTGAGTACCGGTACCCGCCTGGAGTATCTCCAGGAGGGTGAAACAGGGTGGAGCCGGGTACGGACCGAATCCGGTCAGGAGGGGTGGATGCTGACCAATACCATTTCCCGTCAACCTCCGGCAAAAATGCGGGTCGCCGAGGCCGAAGAGTCCCGGGCCAAAGCCGAACGGGAACGCGATGCCCTGCGCCTCGAACTGGGCCAGGTCAAAGGTCGCCTGCGCTCCCAGGAAAAGCTGGAGGCCGAGTTGGAACGGGTCAAAAAGGTTTCCGAAAACGCCCTGAATCTCGAAGAGTCCAACAAGCATCTTACCGAACGGGTCCAGGTCCTGGAAGCACAATCCAAGGAACTGGCCGAAGAAAAAAATGCCCTGGAGAGGCAGTCGCTGACCCAGTTTTTTCTGGCGGGGGCTGGTGTCCTGGCCTTTGGGTTCATCAGTGGGGGGATTCTGGCCAATCGGCGGCGGCGCAGCTCCATCGGTAACCTCTACTGA